One genomic segment of bacterium includes these proteins:
- a CDS encoding phosphotransferase → MLSWLDSLGFAAAELAALRGDVSARRYFRVLGASGGPAVLAFYPSAERAVSERFLASTELFESAGIRVPRILASDPTKGFMLLEDLGSTTVFDLTDRAWPDVKPHVETAIEFVETLAGRPKAEFASLNPKLDARRLEAELHDAQDVFLSAPEFSGTHSEREALYSVLEELLGALASEPLVPSHRDFMSRNLMLPPDTSGLAVIDHQDACLAPRYYDLASLLNDSLFLSRSQESELLSRISDDPPALASYRRCAVQRTLKATATYIKFALRGSDRHLALVARTLARAAAQIERLPEGNRVSAAICSRWRNRDSIARGLDRLLRRQC, encoded by the coding sequence ATGCTTTCCTGGCTCGATTCGCTGGGCTTCGCCGCGGCGGAGCTAGCTGCCCTGCGGGGCGACGTATCCGCACGCCGCTACTTTCGAGTCCTCGGCGCGAGCGGTGGCCCTGCCGTTCTGGCGTTCTATCCGAGCGCCGAGCGCGCCGTGTCGGAGCGCTTCCTCGCCAGCACCGAGCTCTTCGAATCAGCGGGGATTCGGGTTCCACGGATTCTGGCCTCTGACCCGACGAAGGGCTTCATGCTTCTCGAGGACCTGGGCAGCACGACGGTCTTCGATCTGACGGATCGCGCCTGGCCCGACGTGAAGCCGCACGTCGAAACCGCAATCGAGTTCGTCGAGACGCTCGCGGGGCGCCCGAAGGCCGAGTTCGCCTCACTCAACCCGAAACTGGACGCCCGCAGGCTCGAGGCTGAGCTTCATGACGCGCAGGACGTCTTCCTGAGTGCACCGGAGTTCTCCGGCACTCACTCGGAGAGAGAAGCGCTCTACTCGGTTCTGGAAGAGCTTCTGGGCGCCTTGGCCTCCGAGCCGTTGGTGCCCAGCCACCGCGATTTCATGAGTCGTAATCTCATGCTCCCGCCCGATACCTCCGGATTGGCTGTGATCGACCACCAAGACGCATGCCTCGCACCGCGCTACTACGATCTGGCTTCGCTCTTGAACGACAGTCTGTTTCTGTCGCGCTCTCAGGAGAGCGAGCTTCTGAGTCGGATCTCGGACGACCCACCTGCGCTTGCGTCCTACCGGCGTTGCGCGGTCCAACGCACGCTGAAAGCGACCGCCACCTATATCAAGTTCGCCCTCAGGGGGTCCGACCGGCACCTCGCTCTCGTGGCTCGGACTCTGGCCCGTGCGGCCGCACAAATCGAGCGTCTGCCCGAGGGAAACCGAGTCTCCG
- a CDS encoding energy transducer TonB, with protein sequence MAKEVQTQPKPDRSTDLAAGDFLTFAQEYDEDRKTMRWAGIVAVILHIIFFVIQFPEMVAAEREQKKAKVYVVQQVRFKPPPPKQQQEIPKPKSKKVPIPDPTPDEPEPLRLQEDIEPEVEMPDTDIIMGIPDGPPPMEPTGPIRVGGDVKPPKKIIFPSPQYTEIARKARITGVVIVEAIIDKQGNVTNVKVLKGLPMGLDQAAAEAVKRWKFEPATLNGKPVAVIYNLTVNFQLQ encoded by the coding sequence ATGGCGAAAGAAGTACAGACCCAGCCCAAACCCGACCGATCAACAGATCTGGCGGCTGGTGATTTCCTCACCTTCGCTCAGGAGTACGACGAAGATCGCAAGACAATGCGTTGGGCCGGTATCGTTGCGGTTATTCTCCACATCATCTTCTTCGTCATCCAATTCCCGGAAATGGTCGCAGCGGAGCGGGAGCAGAAGAAGGCCAAGGTCTACGTCGTTCAGCAGGTCCGGTTCAAGCCGCCGCCTCCCAAACAGCAGCAAGAGATCCCGAAGCCGAAGTCGAAGAAGGTACCGATCCCCGATCCGACTCCGGACGAGCCGGAGCCCCTGCGACTGCAGGAAGATATCGAGCCCGAAGTCGAGATGCCCGACACCGACATCATCATGGGCATCCCCGACGGCCCACCGCCGATGGAACCCACCGGTCCCATCCGCGTGGGCGGCGATGTGAAGCCTCCAAAGAAAATCATCTTCCCCTCGCCTCAGTACACCGAGATCGCGCGCAAGGCTCGTATCACGGGCGTGGTCATCGTCGAGGCCATTATCGACAAGCAGGGCAATGTAACGAACGTCAAGGTGCTCAAGGGTCTGCCGATGGGGCTCGACCAGGCGGCTGCCGAAGCCGTCAAGCGCTGGAAGTTCGAACCTGCGACCCTGAACGGCAAGCCGGTGGCGGTGATCTACAATCTCACCGTCAATTTCCAATTGCAGTGA
- a CDS encoding tetratricopeptide repeat protein, with the protein MKRTTLTAVFAVLAMVLTAGLAQADWASGTAAFKAGNWAVAQAEFQAIVDAQPDWFGGHFMLGWTKLKQNKGKEAVQSLRKAYDLQPSDANIQLRLGEAYVQTGRHSDAVAFLSKINAASLPKNAQGYLAQLKAVALTNSGQAASAVGELRKAANANPNDADIWFSYGSTAYSTGDTTTAIPALAKAVQLDPSDMEKQKVYAQALVSQARRARGSAKADQYQKAAVAAQRVVSGNPSFDNLMLLGGAQLGAKQYDGAVSTYQQAAAKNSNDWLPGYHLGQALTAKAQYRSAESALRASLDRAQSPQDQATIWKQLGFVYEKQKNFAGAITAYNRGGDSAGAARVRKNKETEEENKRIEAENLEIQRIKDEQAEIEAELKNLPGAAPPQR; encoded by the coding sequence ATGAAACGTACAACCCTCACGGCGGTTTTCGCCGTGCTCGCCATGGTCCTGACCGCCGGCCTCGCGCAAGCCGATTGGGCCTCGGGCACGGCCGCCTTCAAGGCCGGAAACTGGGCGGTAGCGCAAGCCGAGTTCCAGGCGATCGTGGACGCTCAACCGGACTGGTTCGGAGGCCACTTCATGCTCGGCTGGACCAAGCTGAAGCAGAACAAGGGCAAGGAGGCCGTTCAGAGCCTGCGCAAGGCGTACGACCTGCAACCGAGTGACGCCAACATCCAGCTCCGACTGGGAGAAGCCTATGTCCAAACCGGTCGTCACAGTGACGCCGTGGCGTTTCTGAGCAAGATCAACGCGGCTTCGCTCCCCAAGAACGCTCAGGGCTATTTGGCTCAGCTCAAGGCGGTTGCCCTCACCAACAGCGGCCAGGCCGCGTCGGCTGTCGGCGAGTTGCGCAAGGCCGCCAACGCCAACCCCAACGATGCCGACATCTGGTTCTCCTACGGCTCGACCGCTTACAGCACCGGCGACACCACCACGGCCATCCCGGCGCTGGCCAAGGCCGTACAGCTCGACCCATCCGACATGGAAAAGCAAAAGGTCTACGCGCAAGCGCTCGTCAGTCAGGCTCGCCGCGCCCGCGGTTCCGCAAAGGCGGACCAGTACCAAAAGGCCGCAGTCGCGGCTCAGAGAGTGGTCAGTGGCAACCCCTCATTCGACAACCTCATGCTTCTGGGTGGTGCCCAGCTCGGCGCCAAACAGTACGACGGAGCCGTCTCGACCTACCAGCAGGCGGCAGCAAAGAACTCGAACGACTGGCTCCCCGGCTATCACCTGGGTCAAGCCTTGACGGCCAAGGCTCAATACCGCTCGGCGGAGTCCGCGCTACGTGCTTCCCTGGATCGCGCGCAATCGCCGCAAGACCAGGCCACCATCTGGAAGCAACTCGGCTTCGTCTACGAAAAGCAGAAGAACTTCGCCGGAGCCATCACAGCCTACAACCGCGGCGGTGACAGTGCCGGAGCCGCGCGCGTACGGAAGAACAAGGAAACCGAAGAGGAGAACAAGAGGATCGAAGCCGAGAATCTGGAGATCCAGCGCATCAAGGACGAGCAGGCCGAGATCGAAGCTGAGCTCAAGAACCTGCCCGGCGCCGCGCCACCGCAGCGCTAG
- a CDS encoding protein kinase, protein MIVVLVVSSEGRISRHVRSVLGSQGWWVTSASDREEALRASADHEPALVIVDCEVDGATELVRTFGARNGGPGVLLLEPQGDTDGAFHAFEAGADQILSKPPRARQLLEAAERVMSLPHQSAGALAADMGEKLSAAEIFGEVLMELDATESGTAPVREAALAEPASGPEPEQEIPAQSEESVEAELPRDEDVVEFFRDPGNEPEEPAVFEEHAPRLEGPDLAEVAEVAEMPEAAEADVVEAHAEPEAPELAEAAEADEVEVQAEPEAPQVAEADEAVGLEGPDLAEVAEVAEMAEAAEVAEADEVEAHAGTEAPELAEAAEVEVEVEAEGEEDTRTESAEPEGIEEEMPATESWKDIELPGPAEETGADEAVAAFASLPDPEVVPEAAVEALAVAGTEPEPEVAHVLGGAAAKVVESEVGEIREISSATFDPTVLGAEIDRIEMESESGAAEEPASVDEEPVALAEARFFEEVSPAEAEGEALEEAGVHSRAGLEEATGTGSDSEGPPTVSEEEEFSKAPEIAQFADLGEPLESVEPPEEIELAEVVEPAPSEAQPPERHTPVEGDEGRFGQYRLDERIAVGGMAEVWRASMLGMEGFRKTVAIKKILPHLAENSDFVAMFIEEAKLAAQLSHENLVEIYDLGKIGESFFIAMEYVDGKDLRALMNRLQRSSDQMPIGLALLIGAEVARGLEYAHTREDSEGRALGLVHRDVSPRNVLIGLDGRVRLCDFGVAKAVSSVIQTQIGALKGKLQYMSPEQASGRSVDNRSDIYSLGSVMYEMITARRLYEADNEISLLDAVRAGNFDDPRKHCPGLPQEVRRILIKALAKKPSARYQHAGVLEQDLRDLLRTLEPAPGEQTLSAFVRELLAEPVAAQAPADDGGTVASAISSALEEPDAATRSFQTHGPLTGSKVARFWWGVAAGLLAAGVVATLLKLLLS, encoded by the coding sequence ATGATTGTGGTTCTGGTAGTTTCCAGTGAAGGGCGGATCAGCCGCCATGTTCGCAGCGTGCTCGGCTCCCAGGGCTGGTGGGTAACTTCGGCCTCAGATCGAGAAGAGGCGCTGCGGGCGTCCGCGGATCATGAGCCGGCTCTAGTGATCGTGGACTGCGAGGTCGATGGTGCTACCGAGTTGGTTCGCACCTTCGGTGCAAGGAACGGCGGCCCGGGTGTGCTGCTCCTGGAACCGCAGGGCGACACCGACGGTGCGTTTCATGCCTTCGAAGCGGGGGCCGATCAGATTCTGAGCAAACCCCCGCGCGCGCGGCAATTGCTCGAGGCCGCCGAGCGGGTCATGTCGCTGCCTCACCAGTCGGCCGGAGCGCTCGCCGCCGATATGGGCGAGAAGCTCAGCGCCGCCGAGATCTTTGGCGAGGTGCTGATGGAACTCGACGCGACCGAATCCGGAACGGCGCCGGTTCGCGAGGCCGCCCTCGCCGAGCCCGCGTCCGGGCCCGAGCCCGAGCAGGAGATTCCGGCGCAATCTGAGGAGTCCGTCGAGGCCGAGTTGCCTCGAGATGAGGACGTGGTCGAGTTCTTCCGCGATCCGGGAAACGAGCCGGAAGAGCCGGCTGTCTTCGAGGAGCACGCCCCGAGGCTCGAAGGACCGGACCTTGCGGAAGTCGCTGAGGTCGCCGAGATGCCAGAGGCCGCCGAGGCCGATGTAGTGGAGGCACACGCAGAACCGGAGGCCCCAGAGCTCGCCGAGGCCGCCGAGGCCGATGAAGTGGAGGTACAGGCAGAACCGGAGGCGCCACAGGTCGCCGAGGCCGACGAGGCGGTAGGCCTCGAAGGACCGGACCTGGCAGAGGTCGCTGAGGTCGCCGAGATGGCAGAGGCCGCAGAGGTTGCCGAGGCCGATGAAGTGGAGGCACACGCGGGAACGGAGGCGCCAGAGCTCGCCGAGGCCGCCGAGGTGGAGGTGGAGGTGGAGGCGGAGGGAGAAGAAGACACCCGTACCGAGAGTGCTGAGCCTGAGGGTATCGAAGAAGAGATGCCGGCGACCGAGTCGTGGAAAGACATTGAATTGCCGGGCCCAGCCGAAGAAACCGGTGCCGACGAGGCTGTCGCGGCGTTTGCCTCACTGCCGGATCCCGAGGTCGTGCCGGAAGCGGCCGTCGAAGCTCTGGCCGTAGCCGGGACCGAACCGGAACCCGAAGTCGCTCACGTCCTCGGCGGCGCCGCCGCCAAGGTGGTCGAGTCGGAGGTCGGGGAGATCCGAGAGATTTCCTCGGCCACATTCGACCCCACCGTTCTGGGCGCTGAAATCGACCGGATCGAGATGGAGTCAGAGTCAGGGGCAGCCGAGGAACCGGCTTCCGTCGACGAGGAGCCGGTCGCTCTGGCCGAGGCTCGGTTCTTTGAGGAGGTGAGCCCGGCCGAGGCAGAGGGAGAAGCTCTGGAAGAGGCCGGCGTGCATTCTCGGGCTGGCCTGGAGGAAGCCACGGGCACCGGCTCCGATTCGGAAGGGCCGCCAACGGTTTCGGAGGAGGAAGAGTTCTCGAAAGCGCCGGAGATCGCCCAGTTCGCGGATTTGGGTGAGCCGCTAGAGTCAGTGGAGCCACCCGAGGAAATCGAGCTGGCAGAGGTCGTCGAGCCAGCGCCATCCGAGGCGCAGCCGCCTGAACGTCATACCCCGGTCGAGGGAGACGAAGGCCGATTCGGCCAGTATCGGCTCGATGAGCGCATCGCGGTCGGCGGGATGGCCGAAGTCTGGCGAGCCAGCATGCTCGGAATGGAGGGATTCCGCAAGACCGTCGCGATCAAGAAGATCCTGCCTCACTTGGCGGAGAACAGCGACTTCGTCGCGATGTTCATCGAGGAGGCCAAGCTGGCGGCTCAGCTCAGTCACGAGAATCTGGTCGAAATCTACGATCTCGGCAAGATCGGCGAGAGCTTCTTCATCGCCATGGAATATGTCGACGGCAAGGACTTGCGGGCACTCATGAACCGACTGCAACGGAGCTCGGACCAGATGCCGATCGGCCTGGCATTGCTGATCGGGGCTGAGGTAGCCCGAGGCCTCGAGTACGCCCATACGCGTGAGGACAGCGAGGGCAGAGCTCTGGGGCTGGTCCACCGGGACGTCTCGCCGCGCAACGTGCTCATCGGGCTCGATGGTCGCGTGCGACTGTGCGACTTCGGCGTCGCGAAGGCCGTGTCCTCGGTGATTCAGACCCAGATCGGCGCGCTCAAGGGCAAGCTGCAGTACATGTCTCCAGAGCAGGCCTCCGGCCGGTCCGTCGACAATCGCAGCGACATCTACTCGCTCGGTAGCGTCATGTACGAAATGATCACGGCCCGCCGTCTGTACGAGGCGGACAATGAGATATCGCTCCTCGACGCTGTCCGGGCCGGCAATTTCGACGACCCGCGCAAGCATTGTCCCGGGCTGCCGCAGGAGGTGAGGCGGATTCTGATCAAGGCACTCGCCAAGAAGCCGTCCGCCCGCTACCAGCACGCGGGGGTCCTCGAGCAGGACTTGCGAGATCTTCTGCGGACTCTCGAGCCCGCCCCGGGCGAGCAGACCCTGAGCGCCTTTGTCAGAGAGCTGCTGGCGGAGCCTGTGGCGGCTCAGGCGCCCGCCGACGATGGTGGAACTGTTGCCTCGGCGATTTCATCGGCGCTCGAAGAACCGGACGCCGCGACCCGCAGCTTTCAGACGCATGGGCCCTTGACCGGCAGCAAGGTGGCTCGCTTTTGGTGGGGAGTGGCCGCCGGTCTGCTCGCAGCGGGAGTGGTGGCGACTCTGCTCAAGCTCCTCCTGAGCTAG
- a CDS encoding biopolymer transporter ExbD, translated as MKLKRTAVSDEIPTSSMADIAFLLIIYFMVTTTFAATRGLDFSLPPEDDTPPMVEKEEAVLIDIQAGGVYIVDQKPMQLSEILDYLKPKLERNPKKPVIIRPQQNTEYGYMVDVFDELRQAEAKIGMKVENISIPTQREVEMFWF; from the coding sequence ATGAAACTCAAGAGAACGGCAGTCAGCGACGAGATCCCCACCTCCTCGATGGCGGACATCGCCTTCCTGCTGATCATCTACTTCATGGTCACGACGACTTTTGCAGCCACCCGCGGCCTCGACTTCTCGCTACCGCCCGAGGACGACACTCCTCCGATGGTGGAGAAAGAGGAAGCCGTGCTGATCGACATCCAGGCCGGTGGGGTCTACATCGTCGATCAGAAGCCGATGCAGCTCTCCGAGATTCTCGACTATCTCAAGCCGAAGCTCGAGCGCAACCCGAAGAAGCCGGTGATCATTCGCCCGCAGCAGAATACCGAGTATGGGTACATGGTGGATGTCTTTGACGAGCTTCGCCAAGCGGAGGCCAAGATCGGGATGAAAGTGGAAAACATCTCGATTCCAACGCAGCGCGAAGTAGAAATGTTCTGGTTCTAG
- the ruvC gene encoding crossover junction endodeoxyribonuclease RuvC — translation MPTASTRILGLDPGSRHTGFGIIDKTGGDLQVVRFGRFSTPAKAGLATRLASLATELETLLEDLEPACAALETPFQGLNARSLIVLSQARGALLATLARRSIEIREYSPTEVKSAVSGYGRATKAQVNRMVRQILSIRNEVPSADAADALAVAICCANRSRHDEIVGIQS, via the coding sequence TTGCCGACGGCCTCGACACGAATCCTGGGCCTGGACCCCGGCAGCCGGCACACGGGCTTCGGAATCATCGACAAAACCGGCGGCGATCTGCAAGTGGTGCGTTTCGGCCGATTCTCCACTCCCGCCAAGGCCGGCTTGGCCACCCGCCTCGCCAGCCTTGCCACCGAGCTCGAAACTCTTCTCGAAGACCTGGAGCCGGCCTGCGCAGCGCTCGAGACCCCGTTTCAGGGTCTCAACGCTCGTTCTCTGATCGTCCTGTCTCAAGCGCGCGGGGCGTTGCTCGCCACACTCGCCCGGCGAAGCATCGAGATCCGCGAGTACTCTCCGACCGAGGTCAAGAGTGCGGTCTCGGGCTACGGCCGGGCAACCAAGGCTCAGGTGAATCGAATGGTGCGTCAGATTCTGTCGATTCGGAATGAAGTCCCGTCGGCCGACGCCGCCGATGCGCTGGCGGTCGCCATCTGCTGTGCCAATCGAAGCCGGCACGACGAGATCGTTGGAATCCAGAGCTAA
- a CDS encoding ATP-binding cassette domain-containing protein: MIEFFNVSKVYPGNRVALSDVTLRIDRGQFAVLAGSSGAGKSTLLRLIYRAAVPTEGQILVNGRNVGSLPGKKVPYLRRTMGVVFQDFSLIERKTVLDNVTFLPRILGVDARSRRQLAEQTLERVGLESHLDSYPAELSGGEQQRVAIARAVINKPDLVLADEPTGNLDPHLSRGIMHLFAEIHREGATILLASHDPELRREFGERLLVLDEGRLITDKELARSTSSPNALTEGA; this comes from the coding sequence GTGATCGAGTTTTTCAACGTATCGAAGGTCTACCCAGGCAACCGCGTTGCGCTCTCGGACGTCACGCTGCGTATCGATCGCGGTCAGTTCGCCGTTCTGGCGGGGTCGAGCGGCGCGGGCAAGTCGACCCTATTGCGCTTGATCTACAGAGCTGCGGTGCCAACGGAAGGCCAGATCCTGGTCAACGGCCGCAACGTCGGCTCCTTGCCGGGCAAGAAGGTCCCCTACCTCCGCCGGACAATGGGCGTCGTTTTCCAGGACTTCTCACTCATCGAGCGCAAGACGGTGCTCGACAACGTGACGTTCCTGCCGAGAATCCTGGGAGTAGATGCGAGGAGCCGGCGGCAACTCGCGGAGCAAACACTGGAGCGAGTAGGGCTCGAGAGCCACTTGGATTCCTACCCGGCTGAGCTCTCTGGCGGCGAACAGCAGAGAGTCGCCATCGCCCGCGCCGTGATCAACAAGCCCGATCTGGTGCTCGCCGACGAACCGACGGGCAATCTCGATCCGCATCTCTCGCGCGGCATCATGCACCTCTTTGCCGAGATTCACCGGGAGGGCGCGACGATTCTCCTGGCCTCACACGATCCGGAGCTGAGGCGCGAGTTCGGCGAGCGGCTCCTGGTCCTGGACGAGGGACGCCTGATAACCGATAAGGAGCTGGCGCGTTCGACCTCGTCCCCGAATGCCCTAACCGAGGGCGCATGA
- a CDS encoding biopolymer transporter ExbD, which yields MRLKARSVQNTGIPTASMADIAFLLIIFFMVTISFEVDKTQVTLPETDIRLEIPKQAAYVSVTENGQIRVSAGDEISVPVPGPDEVLSFAAGVVQSDPSKPFVLKADKGVPYQYVDGVIDSLKQAKAQVIYLLSNQETVDADETGG from the coding sequence ATGAGGCTCAAAGCCCGTTCAGTTCAAAACACAGGAATTCCCACCGCCTCGATGGCGGACATCGCTTTCCTGCTGATCATCTTCTTCATGGTCACGATCTCGTTCGAGGTCGATAAGACTCAGGTGACCCTTCCCGAGACCGACATTCGACTCGAGATCCCCAAGCAGGCGGCCTACGTCTCGGTCACCGAGAACGGGCAGATTCGAGTTTCGGCCGGCGATGAAATCAGCGTTCCCGTGCCCGGACCGGACGAAGTCCTTTCGTTCGCCGCCGGCGTTGTTCAGAGCGATCCCTCCAAGCCGTTCGTGCTCAAAGCCGACAAGGGAGTTCCGTATCAGTACGTCGACGGCGTGATCGACTCTCTCAAACAGGCCAAGGCGCAAGTCATCTATCTCCTGTCGAATCAGGAAACGGTGGACGCCGATGAGACCGGAGGCTAG
- a CDS encoding laccase domain-containing protein, protein MSRDPGSARFHSRPFPQWRYDSSSLSVCFAGRIPGGKKSTRAAILRRLDGAPSDLAWLNQRHSATVRPAAIGDCGEGDGLWTQRRGLALSIVTADCIPIVCGSENGMAAIHAGWRGLAGGVIEATLSELPCPASTLEAWLGPAIGPCCYEVGTDVAARVIAATDSSIASTGSAGRPTIDLHRAADLQLRRLGVNRVHRAKACTKCNPDLLWSYRGTSRTNGRNQTFAWLATAPVTAGGGAGSSGSDQCRGRAESKDPGRRS, encoded by the coding sequence GTGAGCCGCGATCCCGGGAGTGCTCGTTTTCACTCTCGCCCATTCCCTCAATGGCGGTACGACTCTTCGAGTCTCTCGGTCTGTTTCGCCGGCCGAATACCCGGTGGTAAGAAGTCCACCAGAGCCGCGATTCTGCGACGGCTCGACGGCGCCCCCTCGGACCTGGCTTGGCTCAACCAGCGCCACTCGGCCACCGTGCGGCCAGCCGCGATCGGGGACTGCGGCGAGGGCGACGGCCTATGGACCCAACGGCGTGGTCTGGCCCTCTCGATTGTCACGGCCGACTGCATACCGATCGTCTGCGGATCCGAGAACGGAATGGCTGCGATTCACGCGGGCTGGCGCGGGCTGGCCGGCGGGGTCATCGAGGCCACGCTCTCCGAGCTGCCCTGTCCGGCCTCGACGCTGGAGGCCTGGCTCGGTCCTGCTATCGGGCCCTGCTGTTACGAGGTCGGCACTGACGTCGCGGCCCGCGTGATCGCCGCCACAGACTCATCGATTGCGTCCACCGGCAGCGCCGGCCGGCCAACCATCGACCTCCACCGGGCAGCCGATCTCCAGCTGCGGCGACTCGGCGTAAACCGTGTTCACCGCGCCAAGGCGTGCACGAAGTGCAATCCGGACCTGCTCTGGAGCTACCGGGGCACGTCCAGGACCAACGGCCGCAACCAGACCTTTGCCTGGCTCGCGACCGCGCCGGTCACTGCTGGCGGCGGCGCCGGGTCGAGCGGGTCGGATCAATGCCGAGGTCGCGCAGAATCGAAAGATCCCGGCCGTCGATCTTGA
- a CDS encoding MotA/TolQ/ExbB proton channel family protein, with protein MEYGGTFVKIFNDGGPVMWPLLLFSVLSVIFIIERWLALRRARINVNEFLAKTRKELIVNRSVKNAIKVCEDYRGPVASILKAGLLKYGQPREDVEKTIENAALYEMGRLERNLVWLASSANVAPLLGFFGTVVGMIKSFEALAEAGLSNPGLVAAGISEALITTAAGLFVAIPAQLAYNFFMSRINTFVRDIETSSNMLIETFGEMKRSGIAGDAPSPKS; from the coding sequence GTGGAATACGGTGGTACTTTTGTAAAGATCTTCAATGACGGTGGGCCTGTCATGTGGCCGCTTCTGCTCTTCTCGGTTCTCTCGGTGATTTTCATCATCGAGCGCTGGCTGGCACTGAGGCGGGCGAGAATCAACGTCAACGAGTTTCTTGCCAAGACTCGCAAAGAGCTGATCGTCAATCGCTCGGTCAAGAACGCGATCAAGGTCTGCGAGGACTATCGCGGCCCGGTCGCTTCGATCCTCAAGGCTGGGCTCCTCAAGTACGGGCAGCCGCGCGAGGATGTCGAGAAGACGATCGAGAACGCCGCCCTCTACGAGATGGGCCGGCTCGAGCGTAATCTGGTCTGGCTGGCCAGTAGCGCCAACGTCGCGCCACTGCTCGGCTTCTTCGGCACGGTCGTCGGCATGATCAAGTCCTTCGAGGCGCTCGCGGAAGCGGGTTTGTCGAACCCCGGCCTGGTCGCCGCGGGTATTTCCGAGGCCCTGATCACCACCGCCGCGGGCCTGTTCGTGGCTATTCCGGCACAGCTTGCCTACAACTTCTTCATGAGCCGGATCAACACATTCGTTCGAGACATCGAGACCTCGTCGAACATGCTGATCGAGACCTTCGGCGAGATGAAGCGGAGCGGAATCGCCGGCGACGCGCCGTCGCCAAAGAGCTGA
- a CDS encoding YebC/PmpR family DNA-binding transcriptional regulator codes for MAGHSKWAQIKRKKAVTDARRGQLWTRLLKEITVAARLGGGDPDGNSRLRVAVQEAKSANVPSDNIDRAVKRGTGELEGVSYEEISYEGYGPGGAAILVEAVTDNRNRTVAEIRHQFSKHGGSMGETGCVSWMFDKRGYLAFERSSMSEERFMELALELEAKDLSSDEDGYEIFTTPESYLSVREAFAARGLEPAAGEISMIPQTIVDLREDHAQTVLKLIEALEDLDDVQNVSTNINVEAAMANAD; via the coding sequence ATGGCTGGTCATAGCAAGTGGGCTCAAATCAAGCGGAAGAAGGCTGTCACGGACGCTCGCCGTGGGCAGCTCTGGACAAGACTTCTCAAGGAGATCACGGTCGCTGCCAGATTGGGCGGTGGGGACCCGGACGGCAACTCCCGCCTGCGGGTCGCCGTGCAAGAGGCCAAGAGCGCCAACGTTCCCAGCGACAACATCGACCGGGCCGTCAAGCGTGGCACTGGAGAGCTGGAAGGGGTCTCTTATGAGGAGATCTCCTATGAAGGTTACGGCCCCGGCGGGGCGGCGATTCTCGTGGAAGCCGTGACCGACAATCGCAATCGCACGGTCGCGGAGATTCGGCATCAGTTCTCCAAGCACGGCGGCAGCATGGGAGAGACCGGCTGCGTATCGTGGATGTTCGACAAGCGCGGCTATCTCGCCTTCGAACGAAGCTCGATGAGCGAAGAGCGGTTCATGGAGCTGGCTCTGGAGCTCGAGGCGAAAGATCTATCTTCCGACGAGGACGGCTATGAGATCTTCACGACTCCGGAAAGCTATCTCAGCGTCCGAGAGGCCTTCGCCGCCCGAGGCCTCGAGCCCGCCGCCGGCGAGATATCGATGATTCCACAAACCATCGTCGATCTCCGCGAAGATCACGCGCAAACGGTGCTCAAGCTGATCGAGGCCCTGGAAGATCTGGACGACGTTCAGAACGTCTCGACCAATATCAACGTCGAGGCCGCAATGGCGAACGCGGACTGA